One region of Bubalus bubalis isolate 160015118507 breed Murrah chromosome 15, NDDB_SH_1, whole genome shotgun sequence genomic DNA includes:
- the ZFPM2 gene encoding zinc finger protein ZFPM2 isoform X2, which yields MAKTKAQVPMVLTAGPKWLLDVTWQGVEDNKNNCIVYSKGGQLWCTTTKAISEGEELIAFVVDFDSRLQAASQMTLTEGMYPARLLDSIQLLPQQAAMASILPTAIVNKDIFPCKSCGIWYRSERNLQAHLMYYCSGRQREAAPVSEENEDTAPQISSLCPFPQCTKSFSNARALEMHLNSHSGVKMEEFLPPGASLKCTVCSYTADSVINFHQHLFSHLTQAAFRCNHCHFGFQTQRELLQHQELHVPGSKLPRESDMEHSPSGTEDSLQPATDLLTRSELPQSQKAMQTKDASSDTELDKCEKKTQLFLTNQRPEIQPTTNKQSFSYTKIKSEPSSPRLASSPVQPNIGPSFPVGPFLSQFAFPQDITMVPQASEILAKMSELVHRRLRHGSSSYPPVIYSPLMPKGATCFECNITFNNLDNYLVHKKHYCSSRWQQMAKSPEFPGVSEKMQEAVSPNTGQPSINLLNPAAHSADPENPLLQTPCINSSAVLDLIGPNGKGHDKDFSTQTKKLSTPNSNDKINGKPVDIKNPSVPLVDGESDPNKTTCEACNITFSRHETYMVHKQYYCATRHDPPLKRSASNKVPAMQRTMRTRKRRKMYEMCLPEQDQRPQLVQQRFLDVANLSNPCTSTQEATEGLGECYHPRCDLFPGIVSKHLETSLAMNKCVPVSKCDTAHSSVSCLEMDVPIDLSKKCLSQSERTTASPKRLLDYHECTVCKISFNKVENYLAHKQNFCPVTAHQRNDLTPLDSKVFANPESERSSPDVSYERSIIKCEKNGNLKQPSPNGNLFSSHLATLQGLKVFSEAAQLIATKEENKHLFLPQCLYPGAIKKAKGADQLSPYYGIKPSDYISSSLVIHNTDVEQSTNAENESPKSQASSNGCAVPKKDSLPLLPKNRGMVIVNGGLKQEERPAANPQQENIAQNPQREDGHKSPSWVSENPLTTNENVSPGIPSAEDQLSSIAKSVNGSTQAPTSGKYCRLCDIQFNNLSNFITHKKFYCSSHAAEHVK from the exons GGGGTCAGCTTTGGTGCACGACTACGAAGGCCATCTCTGAGGGTGAAGAGCTAATTGCCTTTGTGGTGGATTTCGACTCAAGGCTACAAGCTGCCAGTCAGATGACTCTTACAGAAGGGATGTACCCGGCGCGCCTGCTGGACTCAATTCAGCTGCTTCCTCAGCAAGCTGCCATGGCTTCTATTTTGCCCACAGCTATTGTCAATA AGGATATATTCCCTTGCAAGTCCTGTGGCATCTGGTATCGCAGTGAGCGGAATCTGCAAGCGCATCTGATGTACTATTGCAGTGGAAGGCAAAGAGAAGCTGCACCAGTGTCAGAGGAAAATGAGGACACTGCTCCTCAGATTTCCAGCCTGTGTCCCTTCCCACAATGCACCAAGAGCTTTTCAAATGCCCGAGCTCTAGAAATGCACCTGAACTCACACAGTG GAGTGAAAATGGAAGAATTCCTCCCCCCTGGTGCTAGTCTAAAATGCACCGTCTGTAGCTACACTGCTGATTCCGTGATCAACTTTCACCAACACCTGTTCTCCCATCTCACTCAAGCTGCCTTCCGATGCAATCACTGCCACTTTGGCTTCCAGACTCAGAGGGAGTTATTGCAGCACCAGGAGCTCCATGTCCCTGGCAGCAAACTGCCCCGAGAAAGTGACATGGAACACTCTCCAAGTGGAACCGAAGACAGCTTACAGCCAGCCACAGACTTGCTGACCAGAAGTGAGCTCCCCCAGAGCCAAAAGGCCATGCAGACTAAAGATGCGAGCTCTGACACGGAGCTGGACAAGTGTGAGAAAAAGACTCAGCTCTTTCTCACTAACCAGAGACCTGAAATTCAGCCTACAACCAATAAACAAAGCTTTTCTTacacgaaaataaagtctgagccCTCTAGTCCAAGACTCGCCTCATCTCCAGTTCAGCCTAATATTGGGCCTTCTTTCCCCGTGGGACCCTTTCTATCTCAGTTTGCTTTTCCCCAAGATATTACAATGGTCCCTCAAGCTTCAGAGATCTTAGCCAAGATGTCTGAACTGGTACACCGGCGACTGAGGCACGGAAGTAGTAGCTACCCTCCTGTCATTTACAGCCCCTTAATGCCCAAGGGGGCTACCTGTTTTGAGTGCAACATAACCTTCAATAACTTGGATAATTATCTAGTGCACAAAAAACATTACTGCAGCAGCCGATGGCAGCAGATGGCCAAGTCCCCCGAGTTCCCTGGGGTTTCAGAAAAGATGCAGGAGGCTGTGAGTCCCAACACGGGTCAGCCCTCCATTAATCTTCTCAATCCAGCCGCTCACTCTGCCGATCCCGAGAATCCACTTCTTCAAACACCCTGCATCAATTCTTCCGCCGTTTTAGATTTAATTGGGCCAAACGGGAAAGGCCACGACAAGGACTTTTCCACGCAAACTAAGAAGCTCTCCACCCCTAATAGCAATGATAAAATTAATGGGAAACCTGTTGATATCAAAAACCCCAGCGTCCCCTTAGTGGATGGGGAAAGTGACCCAAATAAGACTACCTGTGAAGCTTGCAACATTACTTTCAGCCGGCACGAAACCTACATGGTCCACAAACAGTATTATTGTGCGACGCGCCACGACCCTCCACTCAAGAGGTCGGCTTCCAACAAAGTGCCTGCCATGCAGAGAACCATGCGCACGCGCAAGCGCAGGAAGATGTATGAGATGTGCCTGCCGGAACAGGATCAAAGGCCTCAGCTAGTCCAGCAGCGCTTTCTCGATGTAGCCAACCTCAGCAATCCCTGTACCTCCACCCAAGAAGCCACGGAAGGGCTGGGCGAGTGCTACCACCCAAGATGCGATCTCTTTCCCGGAATTGTCTCAAAGCACTTGGAAACCTCCCTGGCCATGAACAAGTGTGTCCCGGTTTCTAAATGTGACACTGCTCATTCCAGCGTCTCCTGCCTGGAGATGGATGTCCCCATCGATCTCAGCAAAAAGTGTTTATCCCAGTCTGAGCGGACGACCGCGTCTCCCAAAAGGCTGCTGGACTACCACGAGTGCACCGTGTGCAAGATCAGTTTCAACAAGGTGGAAAACTACCTGGCCCACAAGCAAAATTTCTGCCCGGTCACCGCGCATCAGCGGAACGACCTGACTCCGCTCGACAGCAAAGTGTTTGCGAATCCAGAAAGCGAACGAAGCAGCCCCGATGTCAGCTATGAAAGAAGCATcataaaatgtgagaaaaatggCAATCTGAAGCAGCCCTCCCCCAATGGAAACTTATTCTCATCCCACTTAGCGACGCTGCAGGGCCTGAAAGTCTTCAGCGAAGCCGCTCAGCTCATCgcgacaaaagaagaaaacaaacatttgtttcttcCCCAATGCCTGTACCCTGGAGCAataaagaaggcaaaaggagCCGACCAGCTTTCTCCGTACTATGGAATCAAGCCAAGTGATTACATTTCCAGTTCTCTGGTCATCCATAACACTGACGTGGAGCAAAGCACAAACGCGGAAAATGAATCTCCCAAAAGCCAGGCTTCTTCCAATGGGTGCGCTGTGCCGAAGAAAGATTCCCTGCCCTTGTTGCCCAAAAATCGAGGCATGGTCATCGTGAACGGTGGACTGAAGCAAGAAGAGCGCCCTGCCGCCAACCCCCAGCAAGAGAACATTGCCCAGAACCCTCAGCGTGAAGACGGCCACAAGTCTCCCTCCTGGGTCTCCGAGAACCCCTTAACCACGAACGAGAACGTCTCCCCAGGCATTCCCTCCGCAGAGGACCAGTTGTCTAGTATAGCAAAAAGTGTGAATGGCTCCACCCAGGCGCCCACCAGTGGGAAATACTGCCGGCTCTGTGACATCCAGTTCAACAACCTCTCAAACTTTATAACTCACAAAAAGTTTTATTGCTCATCACATGCCGCGGAACACGTCAAATGA